From the genome of Leptotrichia sp. HSP-342:
TTTTTCATCCTCAAGTTTTACAGCTAGCAACGCCACAGCCTCTCTCGGTATTGCATTAGTTTTTTCCCCACCGTCAATGTCCATTATTGCAAGAGTGTATTTTTTATTTAAGTGATTCAGAACTTCTGCCAAAATTTTATTTGAATTTCCTAATCCTAAATGAATTTCAGCACCTGAATGCCCACCTAGAAGACCTTTCACATCAATACTTATAACAGTATCATCTTCTTCTAGTTTTTCAGTATCAAAGTTAAACTCATTAAGAATTCTCGCCCCACCTGCACTGCTCACATAAACTTGTCCGTATTCTTCAGTATCCAAATTTATAAGTGTCTTTCCAGAAAAAATTCCAAAGTCAAGGTTATTAACTCCGCTCATTCCGTCTTCTTCGTCAGTTGTGATGATAATTTCAAGTGCCGGATGTTTCAAGTCATTGCTATCAAGTATCGCAAGTGCATAAGCCACAGCAATTCCATTATCTGCCCCAAGTGTTGTTCCATTTGCCTTTAGGTATCCATCTTCCACAACAAGTTCAATTCCTTGTGTTTCAAAATCAAATTGTGTATTTTTATTTTTTTCCCAAACCATATCCATATGTCCTTGCAGGATAAGTGGTGAGTATTCCTCGTATCCAGCTGTTGCAGGCTTTCTTATTAATACATTTAATGCCTTGTCCTGAATAACTTCCAGATTTCTTTCCTTCGCAAATTCTACAATCCAGTCACTAATCTTTTTTTCTTTTCTTGAACCTCTTGGTATTTTTGAAATTTCACTAAAATAGTGAAAAACTTTTTCAGGATATAAATTTTCTATTTTCATTTTATTTTCCTTTCTTTTAGTTTAAATTAACAACAAGGGGATAATCCCCTTGCCTCAAAGATAAAGATTTCTTAAATATCTTTATTTATAAAATATTTTCCAGTAATTCTTCAAGCTCTGACATTTCTCTCTGTGTCAAGTCATACCCGCTTTTTAACTTTTTCAAAATTCTATTTTCAGAACCAACTGAACTACGTTCTAAAATTTTTATAACTAATCTTTTATAAAATTCCACTAATTTTTTCTCCCTTTAGTTATTTTCTTTAATTATTTTAAAGCTGTAATGCTGTTTCTAAGGCCACTTCTATCATTTCATTAAAAGTTGTCTGTCTTTCTTCAGCACTTGTAACTTCGTGAGTAATGAATGAATCACTTATTGTAAGTAAAGTTAATGCATTTACTCCTAATTTTGCCGCTGTTGTATAAAGTTGTGCTGTTTCCATTTCCACACATAATACTCCAAATTCAGCCCATTTTTTCCAAGCATTAGGGTCATCTCCATAGAAAGTGTCACTTGTAAATACATTTCCAGCCTTTACATTCAATCCTTTTGCCTTAGCAATTTCATAAGCCTTGAAAACTAAATCTGAACTTGCTGTAGGTGCATAATCTGCTCCATTAAATCTCAATTTGTTAATAGCAGAATCAGTTGAAGCTGACATTGCGATAACAACATCTCTAACTTTCACATCTTCTTGATAAGAACCAGCTGTACCGATTCTAATCAAGTTCTTTACTCCAAATTCAGTTATCAGTTCATGTGAATAAATCCCAATTGAAGGCACTCCCATTCCAGTTCCTTGAACAGATATTTTTTTCCCTTTATAAGTCCCAGTAAATCCTAGCATTCCTCTAACATTATTATACTGAACAACATCTTCCCAAAATGTTTCTGCGATATATTTTGCTCTAAGCGGATCTCCTGGCAATAGTATAGTTTCTGCAATATCTCCTTTATTTGCTCCAATATGCGGCGTTCCCATTTTTATTACCTCCTAAATTTTTTATAATTATTTTTATTTCTTCTAAAAAGTTTTTACTTACTATATTTTACTTCAATTTGTTAAATTGTTCAAGGAGTTTATTTTCTTTTTTTGATATTTTTATTCTTTATTTATGTTTTATTCTATAAATTGTTTTTCTTAATCTCATATTCATTCATCAAATCAATAATATGAGCATTTTCAGCTTTATCATTATCAAGTTCAGTAAGCCATTCAATAAACTCCTGCTCGTCCTTATATCTTCCAGCAAGTTTTGCTCTATTGAAATCTTTTCTATAAAATTCCAGAATTCCACGCCGTTTTTTCCAAAGACTATAGTGCTTTGCCTTGTATTTAAACATAAGTCCATTTTCAGCACAAAATACAATACCTTCAGCATTTTCAAAATTATCATAATTTTCCATCAAGTCAATTATTTCGTCAAAGTTATTGCATTTTTTGATTTCCTTTTTCATTTTAATAACATCATCATCAAAATTTATCTCTTTTAAAAATCTTTTACTAAAATTGTTATCCACATGTACACCATTTATAAACAAGCTATTATCAATAACATCTAAGATAAAAAGATGTTCCTTTCCAAAATAATCAACTATATGTCTGTCTTCATTTGAAACCACTTCAAACACTATAGAAACATCATTTTCACTGCAAATTCTAAAAATTTCATCTTTCATCTTTTCACTTGCTTTTTCAAAAAGAGTTTCAAAATATTTGACGTGTGTTCCATTTGTTACACTTTTTGTTGCAAATACAAATTTTTCATCAATAACTGAAAGTATTCCTAAAAATCCGTTGTATTTTTCGTAGGCTGTAACTGGGTAAACTATGTTGTTTTCAAGATATTCTCTCGTAGAATATTTATTTTCGCCGTAATTAAAAAATTTGTTATAGCTTCTTATTTTCACTTTTCCAGTTTCTGCATCTACAAAAAGTCCACGTGCCTTAATTGTCGAGTCATTCCACAATTTTTTCCGAAACACGTTTCTTCCAAAATTTAATGAATACAAGTTAGGTTTTGTCTTTTTAACGCTAATCAGTTTACTTACAATCAATTTATTCACATCTTCGTCTGCTGTCAAATTTATCTGCTTGTTTTCTTTTGCCTTTTCCAGTTCGTGTTGCAAATAATCTCTATCGTAAACTGTATTTATAATAGATTTTTGCAAAATTTCATCAGGCATTACATCCAAATATTTCAGCTCTCCACCATACTCAACTTCTCCTTCCAGACAAATTGAATGTTCAGTCGAATTTACACCTCTATGCCCATGAACCTGCACAAAATCCTGACATTTTCCCTTCAAATAATTTTCCTCATAAAGTTCTCCAATTTCGGTTTCAAAGCTTCCAACACCGTTTATCATTTCGTTAGTCGACACAAGTGCCAAATTCGGCACAAAAGACAGGCCTGCATGTGTACAAAGAATTTTATGATTGTAAAATTTAAAAGCATAACATTGTCTTAACTTTTTATAAAATTTTCTAATTTCTCTTTTAAAATTGTCAATATTTTCTTCATCTTCTAAAATCGCTGGCAAAGTTTCATTTAGGAATTGTTTTGAATTAATTTTAAAGTCATTGGCAAAATTTTCGAGATGAATTTCGTGATTTCCTTCAATCATTATAACATTTTCCTTTTTATATAAATCCAGCATTAACAAAAGTGTCTGTTTATGCTCAATTCCCCTGTCCAAAAAATCTCCTAAAAATACATACAAGGTATTTTTGTCAAAATCCTTCACAATTTCAGAAATCGCTGTAAAACAAGAATGAATATCCCCAATTATTCGGACTTTATCATATTTTCCTGTCACATCGGCAATACAAAAATTTATAATTTCATTTATATCAAATATTCTCTTAAAACTTCCCGAAATCTTTTCATTCTGAATATTTCTAAACATTCTGCTTATAACATTTTCGTCAACCTGCTTATAGCTTTCTCTCTTTTTATTATTTTCAATACACTCTTCAAGTGGCGTATCCAACTGATAATAATAAATTGTATATTTATACTTATCCGCAAGATTCTTATAAGAATTCATCGCTCTTTTTGTAGTATGTGTCGCATCAACAACGGTAAATTCCCCACTTTTCATTCTTTCTTCCAGACAGTTAAAAAGCATTTCCCAAGCCAACCTGTCATTTTTCTGCGAAATCTCAAAATCTCCAAATTTTGTTAATTTCGGATTAGAAAGTAGAAGCCTGAATTTATCTGCTTCTAGAGTATATGGCTCCAAATTATTTTCTTTAACAAAAGTGCTTTTCCCACTTCCAACTGTTCCCCGTAACAATAATAACGTTCTCATTCTTCTTCACTCCCTTCAAAATTCTATTTAAATAAATATACTATAATTTTACTATATTTTAATTATAAGTCAAATAAAAATTAGACTAATATTTCAAAACACGAATTTATTTCCTCTATTTATTTGAAATTCTAAGAAAAATAGGTTAAAATATAACAATAATAAAAAATATTGAAACTAAATAAGGGGGAATGCGGATGAATAAAAATGTAGCGGCATTTTTTGACATAGATGGAACAATTTATAGAGATTCTTTACTAATTGAGCATTTTAAGATGCTTGTGCAGTATGAATATATTGATATGATGACTTGGGAAGGGAAAGTTAAAGAAAAATTTTCCAAATGGGAAAATAGAACTGGAGATTATGACGATTATCTAGATGAACTTGTGCAGACTTATATGGAAGCTCTAAAGAATTTTAGCAAGGAGGATATGGATTTTATTGCTAAAAGGGTAATGGAGCTGAAAGGCGACAAGGTTTATCGTTACACACGTGAAAGATTAAAGTACCACAAAGAAAGAAATCATAAAGTTATAATTATTTCTGGGAGCCCAGACTTTCTTGTAAGCAAGATGGCTGAAAGATACGGAGTTAAAGATTATAAGGCTTCTATTTATGAAGTTAATGAAAATGGTATTTTTACAGGAAAAGTAACTCCAATGTGGGATGCCAGAAGTAAACAAAAAGCAATAGCAGATTTTTGTAAAATGTACGAAATAGATTTGACAAAATCATATGCTTACGGAGATACAACAGGTGATCTGACAATGTTTAAAAAGGTAGGAAACGCCATTGCTATAAATCCTGCTAAAAAATTACTTCAAAAAATAAAAAGAGATAAAGAATTGAAGGAAAAAGTAATGATAGTTGTAGAAAGAAAAGATGTTATTTATAAATTAAAAGCAGATGTGGATATTATATAAATTGACATTAAACGAATATATTTTTCAAACCAAAAATATAATTTGATAAAATAACTTTTTATAAATATGCAAAAATTAAATTAACTAAAGAGAGATGATAATTATGGATAAAAATTTAAAGATAGTTTATTTAGACAGAATTACGGCAGGCCCTATTGATTTGAAAGAAAAATTTTCTAAATACGGCAAATACATTGAGTATGAGGATACTAATTCTAGCGAAATTGACGAAAGAATAAAGGATGTGGATGTTGTAATAACGACCCGGATAAAATTGGGGAAAAAGCAATTTGAGAAGGCTGAAAAACTTAAATTGATACTTATTACAGCGACAGGATTTAACCATATTGATGTGAAAAGTGCAAATGAGTTTGGGATAAAAGTAGCGAATGTTTCGGGGTATTCGACTAATTCTGTGGCACAGCTTGCAATTACTTTTTTATTGAATGAATTGACACCTGTTAATAGATATTTTGAGGAAGTTAAAGAAGGAAAATGGATGAATATTGTTGTTCCTGAATATCAGAAATATCCGATAGATGATGCGACTGGGAAGATTTTGGGAATTGTGGGATTTGGAAATATTGGTAAAAGAGTTGGAAAGATTGCTGAAATGCTTGGAATGAAAGTTATAGTTGCTAAAAATACTGGAAAAGAATATGGCAAAAGTGAAACTGCAATTGGAGAAGATGGAATTTTACGGTATGAATTGGACGAAGTGCTGGAAAAATGTGATATTTTAACGCTTCATGTCCCGCTGACTGATTCAACACGAAATCTTATAAATCTTGAAAAAATGAAAAAAATGAAGAAAAGTGCGGTAATTTTGAATCTTGCAAGAGGACCCATAATAAATCAGGAAGATTTGTATTTTGCACTAAAAAATAAAATAATAAAATCAGCAGCTGTTGATGTTACAAGTGTTGAGCCAATTGAAAAAAATTCTAAATTATTTGAGCTAGATAATATTTTAATTACACCGCATATTGCTTGGAAATCTGAAAAAAGCATGATAAAGCTGATGGACGATGTTGAGAAAAATTTAAAACTGTTTCTTGAAGGAAAGCTGGAAGGCTTAAAATAGGGAAATTTTTCAAAAATATTACAAAAAATTCTGTACTAAACTAATACTTTTCAGAAATGTTTTTTACAGAAAAATTTTACTAGAAATATGAAAGAGGTGAAAGATAAATGTTAATAAATAATTTTAGCGGGATAAAACTTGAGTTTGATGGACTTTATTATGGAGGAAATTATGAAATTGAAATTTTTCCTGATGGAAGATTTTATTATTCATATATTGAAAATACTTCAGTTGAGCTAAAAAAAGGTTCTTTCCAGATCAATCAGAAGGAAATTATGATTTTTGAAGAAATGATGGATTATTTTGAACTTTTGAAAAATCAAAGTAATTATATGATAAATGAGTTTAATTTCGGGAATGGAGTGCTTGTTATTCAGAAAAATAATGGACGTGAGGAAAAAATTAGGCTTGGCAAGGAAATGATGTTTGAATATGCCAAAACATTAATTGATAAATATACAAAAAAATCAAAAAGGCTCTTTTTACTGGATACTTATTTGGAAGGAGCTAAATATATCAGAAATTTTGCAATTAAAATTAAAGATGAAGTTCAATTGGATTTATTTCGTGAATTTAACGGCATTTCGTTAAATGCAGTCGCCATGTATAATTCCAAAAAGGAAAAAGTTGGATATTTGCCGAAAAACCAAAGTGAAATTATTGCAAGAATGATTGATGCTGGGAAAAAGTTTATTGCAGTACCGATTCCTTATGATGAGGAGATAGCTCTTAAAATTTATCTTGTAGATTAATTAATAAAAAATTAAAAAATAATATTGACAAATGAATGTTTTTGATGTAAAATAATAGTAGATAATTAAAATTAAATTAATTTAAAAAATAGTACTATTATTTAATTGTCAAAAATAAAACAGGGGGAATAATTATGGGATTCAGATTGAGTGTAAAAGGTCAGGAAAACGAAATTTTACTTGATAAGGAAAGTATACTGGATGTAAAATACATTTCTGAAACGCCCGATGACTCTAATGCAAGAGCAACGGACTTGGGAGTAATCTTGGAAATTCGTGGAAAAATACTGGCAGCGGCAAATGGCGATACAGAAGACGACACAAGAAAAGTAGCACAATGGTCATTAGTACCATCAGAAGCAAGCGATGCCTACAGACAAGCCAGTCTTGAAATAATTTCAGCAGGACAGATGGTAAGAAAAATCGACATGACAAACGTATTTGTAGTTGATTATATTGAAGAATATGGAAATCAGGCTGGAACTGGAACTTTTTCACTAAAAATAAAACAGAAGAAGGAAAAAGTGAAAGAAGTGGCAATTGAAGGTGGATATGCAACACAGGAAGCCTAATTTTATAGATTAGAATTTTAGAAATTTTAAAACATAACAGAAATATAAAAACATTTTTGAACTTTGGAAAATTTTTGTAAGTAAATTATATTAAAAATAATCTCTTTTCCTAGAAAATACTAAGATAGAGATTATTTTTTATTTATATTCAAATTTTATTAAGAGCATACTTTCTAATTGCTTTTGCCACTCCATCGTTCATATTGCTGTCAGTCCTGTATTTGGCTGCTTTTGCTGCAAGTTCTGTTGCATTTTCCATTGCAACACTATAATTGGCATATTCAAACATTTCAATGTCATTATTTCCATCACCAATTGCCATTACTTCTTCCTGCTTTATTCCTAACTTATCTGCAAGTTTTTTTAACCCTGTTCCTTTATTGTTCCCTTTTGGCAGTATTTCATACACATATGGCTGGCTTAGTACCTCGCTATATTTATCTTTTAGTATATTTTCATATTTTTTATGGAAACTTTCCATTTCTTCAGGATTTCCGATATACATTGCCTTAATTATCTTGTATTTTCCACTTTTCGCCTCTTCAAGACTTATTTCTGTAATGTCTGAAAAAACAAATTTTGCATCTATAACAAGTTCATCTGTAGGTTTTCTACCTATGTTGAAATAATGTGTATCATCAACCAAAGTAAAGTTTATATCATGTTCTTCAGAAAATTTATACAAGTAATCAATATCATCAGATGTAATCTCTACCCAATCAATCAACTCCCAGTTTTTCGTCTTGTGAATCGAACATCCATTATTTAAAATTACATATCCTTCCATATCAAGTTCATGAAGTCCAAGTTCCTTATAAAATGGCAAAATACCATACAAAGGCCTTCCTGTACAGAGCACAATTTTTATTCCAGCTTCTATTGCATCGTGAATCGCCTCCTTCTGTGCCTTGTCAATATGTTTATTCTCATTCAATAAAGTTCCATCCATATCAATTGCAATTAGTTTTACCATGTTTCCATCCTTTCTTTCATATATCTTATATTTTTTTAGAATCAGACAAAATAATGTAGCTTTTTAGCCCTTTTTCAGTGCAATTTTATTATACTAGTATACATTAATTTAAATAAATATTCAACAATTATATAAAAAAATACTATTTGAAAATACAAGTACAGTTTTTTAATAGACAAAAATCGTAATAAATGGTATAATAAACGGAGTTTTAACAACTTTAAATAATAAATTTTAGGAGTGAGAAAAATAATTATAAATAAAAGAAAAAGTATTATGCTTGTCATGACTTGTATTATTTTTATGATGACTTATTCAAGTCTGCTTGGAACACCTAGTTTTAGTCATAAATTAAGTGTCTTTGTGGATGAAAATAATCTAAGCCATGAAGATATAAGAGATTTGATTGTTAAGATTAATCAAATCGAAAGTGCAAGCAACAGACGATTAACACAAGAATTGAAAAAAATTGGAAAACGTAAAGAAAAAGAAAATCGTAAGAATAGTACATTTTTTGTTTTTGTAGAAAAACAAAATAATTATTTTTATGATAATTTTATTGAAATTTCTAAAAATATTGGAAACAACAGTATATTTCTAATGAAAAAAGATGAAAATAATCTTAGAACAAGAGAATAGAAACCAAATGTTTCAAATCTAAATTTTTAATAAAAAATATAAGAAAGGAAAAATAAAAAATGTTAAAAAAAATAGGAGAAAAAATATTTGGTACTTCAGACGAGAGAGAAATAAAAAAAATGCAAAAGCTAGTTAACAAAATTAATGAAGTGGAACCTCTTTTTCAAAAATTAACAGATGAACAATTACAAAATAAAACTGCTGAATTTAAAAAAAGGCTTGAAAAAGAAACACTTGACGATATACTCGTAGAAGCATTTGCAACTGTGAGAGAAGCGGCAAACAGGCTAATGGGAATGCGGCACTATGATGTTCAACTTATCGGTGGAATGATTCTTCACAAAGGAAGCATTGCAGAAATGAAGACAGGAGAAGGAAAAACCCTGATGGCGACACTTCCAATTTATTTAAATGCGTTAACTGGAAAAGGTGTACATGTTGTAACAGTTAATGACTATCTTGCAAAAAGAGATAGGGATATAATGGCAGGACTTTTTGAGTTTCTAGGGCTTACTTCAGGAGTAATTGTAGGAAATATTACACCTGAACAAAGAAAAGATGCTTACAACTGTGATATTACTTACGGAACAAATAATGAATTTGGATTTGACTATTTGAGAGACAACATGGTTGGGGAACTGGATGAAAAAGTTCAACGTGGACATAACTATGTAATTGTCGATGAGATTGACTCAATTCTGATTGATGAAGCAAGAACA
Proteins encoded in this window:
- a CDS encoding Cof-type HAD-IIB family hydrolase; protein product: MVKLIAIDMDGTLLNENKHIDKAQKEAIHDAIEAGIKIVLCTGRPLYGILPFYKELGLHELDMEGYVILNNGCSIHKTKNWELIDWVEITSDDIDYLYKFSEEHDINFTLVDDTHYFNIGRKPTDELVIDAKFVFSDITEISLEEAKSGKYKIIKAMYIGNPEEMESFHKKYENILKDKYSEVLSQPYVYEILPKGNNKGTGLKKLADKLGIKQEEVMAIGDGNNDIEMFEYANYSVAMENATELAAKAAKYRTDSNMNDGVAKAIRKYALNKI
- a CDS encoding RNA ligase; its protein translation is MRTLLLLRGTVGSGKSTFVKENNLEPYTLEADKFRLLLSNPKLTKFGDFEISQKNDRLAWEMLFNCLEERMKSGEFTVVDATHTTKRAMNSYKNLADKYKYTIYYYQLDTPLEECIENNKKRESYKQVDENVISRMFRNIQNEKISGSFKRIFDINEIINFCIADVTGKYDKVRIIGDIHSCFTAISEIVKDFDKNTLYVFLGDFLDRGIEHKQTLLLMLDLYKKENVIMIEGNHEIHLENFANDFKINSKQFLNETLPAILEDEENIDNFKREIRKFYKKLRQCYAFKFYNHKILCTHAGLSFVPNLALVSTNEMINGVGSFETEIGELYEENYLKGKCQDFVQVHGHRGVNSTEHSICLEGEVEYGGELKYLDVMPDEILQKSIINTVYDRDYLQHELEKAKENKQINLTADEDVNKLIVSKLISVKKTKPNLYSLNFGRNVFRKKLWNDSTIKARGLFVDAETGKVKIRSYNKFFNYGENKYSTREYLENNIVYPVTAYEKYNGFLGILSVIDEKFVFATKSVTNGTHVKYFETLFEKASEKMKDEIFRICSENDVSIVFEVVSNEDRHIVDYFGKEHLFILDVIDNSLFINGVHVDNNFSKRFLKEINFDDDVIKMKKEIKKCNNFDEIIDLMENYDNFENAEGIVFCAENGLMFKYKAKHYSLWKKRRGILEFYRKDFNRAKLAGRYKDEQEFIEWLTELDNDKAENAHIIDLMNEYEIKKNNL
- a CDS encoding HIRAN domain-containing protein, which translates into the protein MLINNFSGIKLEFDGLYYGGNYEIEIFPDGRFYYSYIENTSVELKKGSFQINQKEIMIFEEMMDYFELLKNQSNYMINEFNFGNGVLVIQKNNGREEKIRLGKEMMFEYAKTLIDKYTKKSKRLFLLDTYLEGAKYIRNFAIKIKDEVQLDLFREFNGISLNAVAMYNSKKEKVGYLPKNQSEIIARMIDAGKKFIAVPIPYDEEIALKIYLVD
- a CDS encoding HAD family hydrolase; the encoded protein is MNKNVAAFFDIDGTIYRDSLLIEHFKMLVQYEYIDMMTWEGKVKEKFSKWENRTGDYDDYLDELVQTYMEALKNFSKEDMDFIAKRVMELKGDKVYRYTRERLKYHKERNHKVIIISGSPDFLVSKMAERYGVKDYKASIYEVNENGIFTGKVTPMWDARSKQKAIADFCKMYEIDLTKSYAYGDTTGDLTMFKKVGNAIAINPAKKLLQKIKRDKELKEKVMIVVERKDVIYKLKADVDII
- the deoD gene encoding purine-nucleoside phosphorylase, with translation MGTPHIGANKGDIAETILLPGDPLRAKYIAETFWEDVVQYNNVRGMLGFTGTYKGKKISVQGTGMGVPSIGIYSHELITEFGVKNLIRIGTAGSYQEDVKVRDVVIAMSASTDSAINKLRFNGADYAPTASSDLVFKAYEIAKAKGLNVKAGNVFTSDTFYGDDPNAWKKWAEFGVLCVEMETAQLYTTAAKLGVNALTLLTISDSFITHEVTSAEERQTTFNEMIEVALETALQL
- a CDS encoding NAD(P)-dependent oxidoreductase, producing MDKNLKIVYLDRITAGPIDLKEKFSKYGKYIEYEDTNSSEIDERIKDVDVVITTRIKLGKKQFEKAEKLKLILITATGFNHIDVKSANEFGIKVANVSGYSTNSVAQLAITFLLNELTPVNRYFEEVKEGKWMNIVVPEYQKYPIDDATGKILGIVGFGNIGKRVGKIAEMLGMKVIVAKNTGKEYGKSETAIGEDGILRYELDEVLEKCDILTLHVPLTDSTRNLINLEKMKKMKKSAVILNLARGPIINQEDLYFALKNKIIKSAAVDVTSVEPIEKNSKLFELDNILITPHIAWKSEKSMIKLMDDVEKNLKLFLEGKLEGLK
- a CDS encoding aminoacyl-histidine dipeptidase, with the translated sequence MKIENLYPEKVFHYFSEISKIPRGSRKEKKISDWIVEFAKERNLEVIQDKALNVLIRKPATAGYEEYSPLILQGHMDMVWEKNKNTQFDFETQGIELVVEDGYLKANGTTLGADNGIAVAYALAILDSNDLKHPALEIIITTDEEDGMSGVNNLDFGIFSGKTLINLDTEEYGQVYVSSAGGARILNEFNFDTEKLEEDDTVISIDVKGLLGGHSGAEIHLGLGNSNKILAEVLNHLNKKYTLAIMDIDGGEKTNAIPREAVALLAVKLEDEKVSDFEKLANLAFENIIKDFKIIDKNPVIEVKEVKKEELKNQGKLSISNTNAVISFFHEFPNGVISMSKNIEGLVETSINLGVIKTENKDGKITIKIQALPRSSVNKSLEKLLNDVKELSEKYEVAIKVNSPYPSWEYRKDSKIREIVVNSFKKITGKDPEIKAIHAGLECGIFDNNMENVDIVSIGPNIYGAHTPEERMEIDSVGKTWELLLKVMEDYNIK